A part of Caretta caretta isolate rCarCar2 chromosome 1, rCarCar1.hap1, whole genome shotgun sequence genomic DNA contains:
- the LOC125629657 gene encoding uncharacterized protein LOC125629657 isoform X1 has product MSRLWIVVLVLLWIPVMAITQLPGNAQCPVNCSCFFSQWFVRCPNASLSSLPPGIPNATVELDLQHNQFSTLSAGFFPELAEISSIYLGSSGIHRIEPGAFQGVKNLYHLHLDNNLLEQVPEGVFENLTNLIFLHLEHNQIAHLPPGGFSSLKQLSVLDLSNNLLLELSEQALHGLPRLRRLYLSANHITNVSSKALPGSLRALSLDGNQLASVPAAIRTSSTLSTLQLSGNPIRKLTSLSFGRRLRSLRQLFLDSLALEKITSLAFTRLRWLELLSLRNNSLESLPPLSSLRSLSTLYLTGNNWRCDCNLIWLRTWQKKVLRKERSPVECSSPGTLQGQLLVDIELQKLTCPPFGTDSTTLSPSENMNTLTAIALSRDIPLPRAATTAITTTSTALTTTRRLPSSTMHSATSLHRVLDRWDPCLADHISSVSIRTKGDTSLVVAWAFSGDHDQFEVRYTAGQDEQVLRVAGGLAEVTLHDLHAGTEYRVCVIPQNENLLECQAPAARQCKAERTAGLPSDAQPVHAPLGHSHSAVGFGVAVALLALAALALAVTYRLRTRPIQFQRYYDEDGSPRHRRSSNQAKMTTDPVDESMEDEDWHSYVTAASQCPEEKVDCTISAPPRLTSAPTYVSL; this is encoded by the exons CAGCTTATCCTCTCTTCCCCCTGGTATTCCCAATGCCACCGTGGAGCTCGACCTACAGCACAACCAGTTCAGCACCCTCTCAGCAGGCTTCTTCCCAGAGCTGGCTGAGATCAGCAGCATTTATCTTGGCAGCAGTGGCATCCACCGGATTGAGCCTGGGGCTTTTCAGGGGGTCAAGAATCTGTACCATCTCCACCTGGACAACAACCTCCTGGAGCAGGTCCCAGAGGGTGTCTTTGAGAATCTGACAAATCTGATCTTCCTGCACCTGGAGCACAACCAGATTGCTCACCTCCCGCCAG gtgggtTCTCTTCCCTGAAGCAGCTCAGTGTCCTGGATCTGAGTAACAACCTGCTGCTGGAGCTCTCCGAACAAGCCCTTCATGGCCTCCCGCGGCTGCGTCGGCTCTACCTGAGCGCGAACCATATTACCAATGTGTCCAGCAAAGCCCTCCCAGGCAGCCTGCGGGCCCTCAGCCTAGACGGGAACCAGCTGGCGAGCGTGCCCGCAGCCATCCGCACCTCTTCCACGCTCTCCACTCTGCAGCTGAGTGGTAACCCCATCCGGAAGCTGACATCTCTCTCCTTTGGGAGGAGGCTTCGCTCCCTAAGGCAGCTGTTCCTGGACAGCCTGGCCCTGGAGAAGATCACCTCCTTGGCTTTCACCAGGCTCCGCTGGCTGGAGCTGCTGAGCCTGAGGAACAACAGCCTGGAGTCGCTCCCGCCTCTGTCCTCCCTGAGGTCGCTCTCCACTCTGTATCTGACTGGGAACAACTGGCGCTGCGACTGCAACCTGATCTGGCTCCGCACCTGGCAGAAGAAGGTGCTCCGGAAAGAACGCAGCCCCGTGGAATGCAGCTCCCCGGGGACGCTacagggacagctgctggtggACATAGAG TTACAGAAGCTGACTTGCCCACCTTTTGGGACGGACTCCACCACCCTCAGCCCCTCTGAGAACATGAATACACTGACGGCCATTGCTCTGTCCAGAGACATACCTCTCCCACGGGCTGCTACCACAGCTATCACCACGACCTCCACTGCCCTGACCACCACAAGGAGGCTCCCCAGCTCCACCATGCACTCAGCTACCTCCCTTCACCGTGTGCTGGATAGGTGGGACCCATGCTTGGCCGACCACATCAGCAGCGTCAGCATCAGGACAAAGGGCGACACTTCCCTGGTGGTAGCCTGGGCTTTCTCCGGTGACCACGACCAATTTGAGGTGCGGTACACGGCTGGCCAGGATGAGCAGGTGCTGCGGGTGGCGGGAGGGTTGGCCGAGGTGACACTCCACGATCTCCACGCAGGGACTGAGTACAGAGTCTGCGTCATCCCCCAGAATGAGAATCTGCTGGAGTGCCAGGCCCCTGCCGCCCGGCAGTGCAAAGCAGAGCGCACTGCCGGCCTTCCTAGTGATGCACAGCCCGTGCACGCCCCGCTTGGCCACAGCCACTCGGCCGTGGGCTTCGGTGTTGCTGTCGCTCTCCTAGCACTCGCAGCACTGGCCCTGGCCGTCACCTATAGGCTGCGGACGCGGCCGATCCAATTCCAGCGCTACTATGATGAAGATGGGTCACCCCGTCATCGCAGGAGCAGCAACCAAGCcaagatgaccacagacccagttGACGAGAGCATGGAGGATGAGGACTGGCACAGTTATGTGACAGCTGCCAGCCAGTGCCCAGAGGAGAAAGTAGACTGCACCATATCTGCCCCACCCAGGCTCACATCCGCACCCACGTATGTGTCTCTGTGA
- the LOC125629657 gene encoding uncharacterized protein LOC125629657 isoform X2: MSRLWIVVLVLLWIPVMAITQLPGNAQCPVNCSCFFSQWFVRCPNASLSSLPPGIPNATVELDLQHNQFSTLSAGFFPELAEISSIYLGSSGIHRIEPGAFQGVKNLYHLHLDNNLLEQVPEGVFENLTNLIFLHLEHNQIAHLPPGGFSSLKQLSVLDLSNNLLLELSEQALHGLPRLRRLYLSANHITNVSSKALPGSLRALSLDGNQLASVPAAIRTSSTLSTLQLSGNPIRKLTSLSFGRRLRSLRQLFLDSLALEKITSLAFTRLRWLELLSLRNNSLESLPPLSSLRSLSTLYLTGNNWRCDCNLIWLRTWQKKVLRKERSPVECSSPGTLQGQLLVDIEKLTCPPFGTDSTTLSPSENMNTLTAIALSRDIPLPRAATTAITTTSTALTTTRRLPSSTMHSATSLHRVLDRWDPCLADHISSVSIRTKGDTSLVVAWAFSGDHDQFEVRYTAGQDEQVLRVAGGLAEVTLHDLHAGTEYRVCVIPQNENLLECQAPAARQCKAERTAGLPSDAQPVHAPLGHSHSAVGFGVAVALLALAALALAVTYRLRTRPIQFQRYYDEDGSPRHRRSSNQAKMTTDPVDESMEDEDWHSYVTAASQCPEEKVDCTISAPPRLTSAPTYVSL; this comes from the exons CAGCTTATCCTCTCTTCCCCCTGGTATTCCCAATGCCACCGTGGAGCTCGACCTACAGCACAACCAGTTCAGCACCCTCTCAGCAGGCTTCTTCCCAGAGCTGGCTGAGATCAGCAGCATTTATCTTGGCAGCAGTGGCATCCACCGGATTGAGCCTGGGGCTTTTCAGGGGGTCAAGAATCTGTACCATCTCCACCTGGACAACAACCTCCTGGAGCAGGTCCCAGAGGGTGTCTTTGAGAATCTGACAAATCTGATCTTCCTGCACCTGGAGCACAACCAGATTGCTCACCTCCCGCCAG gtgggtTCTCTTCCCTGAAGCAGCTCAGTGTCCTGGATCTGAGTAACAACCTGCTGCTGGAGCTCTCCGAACAAGCCCTTCATGGCCTCCCGCGGCTGCGTCGGCTCTACCTGAGCGCGAACCATATTACCAATGTGTCCAGCAAAGCCCTCCCAGGCAGCCTGCGGGCCCTCAGCCTAGACGGGAACCAGCTGGCGAGCGTGCCCGCAGCCATCCGCACCTCTTCCACGCTCTCCACTCTGCAGCTGAGTGGTAACCCCATCCGGAAGCTGACATCTCTCTCCTTTGGGAGGAGGCTTCGCTCCCTAAGGCAGCTGTTCCTGGACAGCCTGGCCCTGGAGAAGATCACCTCCTTGGCTTTCACCAGGCTCCGCTGGCTGGAGCTGCTGAGCCTGAGGAACAACAGCCTGGAGTCGCTCCCGCCTCTGTCCTCCCTGAGGTCGCTCTCCACTCTGTATCTGACTGGGAACAACTGGCGCTGCGACTGCAACCTGATCTGGCTCCGCACCTGGCAGAAGAAGGTGCTCCGGAAAGAACGCAGCCCCGTGGAATGCAGCTCCCCGGGGACGCTacagggacagctgctggtggACATAGAG AAGCTGACTTGCCCACCTTTTGGGACGGACTCCACCACCCTCAGCCCCTCTGAGAACATGAATACACTGACGGCCATTGCTCTGTCCAGAGACATACCTCTCCCACGGGCTGCTACCACAGCTATCACCACGACCTCCACTGCCCTGACCACCACAAGGAGGCTCCCCAGCTCCACCATGCACTCAGCTACCTCCCTTCACCGTGTGCTGGATAGGTGGGACCCATGCTTGGCCGACCACATCAGCAGCGTCAGCATCAGGACAAAGGGCGACACTTCCCTGGTGGTAGCCTGGGCTTTCTCCGGTGACCACGACCAATTTGAGGTGCGGTACACGGCTGGCCAGGATGAGCAGGTGCTGCGGGTGGCGGGAGGGTTGGCCGAGGTGACACTCCACGATCTCCACGCAGGGACTGAGTACAGAGTCTGCGTCATCCCCCAGAATGAGAATCTGCTGGAGTGCCAGGCCCCTGCCGCCCGGCAGTGCAAAGCAGAGCGCACTGCCGGCCTTCCTAGTGATGCACAGCCCGTGCACGCCCCGCTTGGCCACAGCCACTCGGCCGTGGGCTTCGGTGTTGCTGTCGCTCTCCTAGCACTCGCAGCACTGGCCCTGGCCGTCACCTATAGGCTGCGGACGCGGCCGATCCAATTCCAGCGCTACTATGATGAAGATGGGTCACCCCGTCATCGCAGGAGCAGCAACCAAGCcaagatgaccacagacccagttGACGAGAGCATGGAGGATGAGGACTGGCACAGTTATGTGACAGCTGCCAGCCAGTGCCCAGAGGAGAAAGTAGACTGCACCATATCTGCCCCACCCAGGCTCACATCCGCACCCACGTATGTGTCTCTGTGA